In one window of Anser cygnoides isolate HZ-2024a breed goose chromosome 3, Taihu_goose_T2T_genome, whole genome shotgun sequence DNA:
- the LOC106038164 gene encoding serine/threonine-protein kinase PDIK1L-like yields the protein MATEAKYSIVREVGRGSYGVVYEAVLNKTGSKVAVKRMHCDVPENVELALQEFWALQSIQRQHENVIQLEECVLQNGRAFQPIGHRLRKSDSHLLLIETCLKGRRCMDPKAACFLWFVMEFCDGGNMNEYLLSRSPDAQLNNSFMRQLSSAVAFLHRNQIVHRDLKADNILISHKRGSPIVKVADFGLSKVCQGKGNVNQHRFSSACGSNFYMAPEVWEGHYTAKADIFALGIIFWAMVERITFRDGDTEKELLGTYICQGKELIPLGEALLENPNMKLQIPLKNKKSMPADLCELLHDMLAFNPKERLDAFQLEARIRQISYGKKRQRSLS from the exons ATGGCGACGGAAGCCAAGTACAGCATCGTTCGAGAAGTGGGCCGAGGGAGCTACGGGGTGGTTTATGAGGCCGTCCTCAATAAGACCGGAAGCAAAGTGGCCGTGAAAAGGATGCACTGCGACGTGCCCGAGAACGTGGAGCTGGCTTTGCAGGAGTTCTGGGCCCTGCAAAGCATCCAGCGGCAGCACGAAAACGTGATCCAGCTGGAGGAGTGCGTCCTGCAGAACGGGCGGGCCTTCCAGCCCATCGGCCATCGCCTCAGGAAGTCCGACAGCCACCTGCTGCTGATCGAGACCTGCCTGAAGGGCCGGAGGTGCATGGACCCCAAGGCCGCCTGCTTCCTCTGGTTCGTCATGGAGTTCTGCGACGGCGGCAACATGAACGAGTACCTGCTGTCGCGCAGCCCCGACGCCCAGCTCAACAACAGCTTCATGCGGCAGCTCAGCAGCGCCGTGGCCTTCCTCCACAGGAACCAGATCGTGCACAGGGACCTGAAGGCTGACAATATTTTGATCTCCCACAAGCGTGGCAGCCCCATAGTGAAG GTGGCAGATTTTGGCCTCAGCAAGGTGTGTCAGGGGAAGGGGAACGTGAACCAGCACCGCTTCTCCTCCGCCTGCGGGTCCAACTTCTACATGGCTCCCGAAGTGTGGGAAGGGCACTACACGGCCAAGGCTGACATCTTTGCCCTCGGCATCATTTTCTGGGCTATGGTCGAGCGGATCACCTTCCGGGACGGGGACACCGAGAAGGAGCTGCTCG GAACTTACATCTGCCAAGGCAAGGAGCTCATTCCTCTGGGCGAGGCGCTGCTGGAGAACCCCAACATGAAGCTGCAAATCCCTCTGAAGAACAAGAAGTCCATGCCGGCCGATCTCTGCGAGCTCCTGCACGACATGCTGGCTTTCAACcccaaggaaaggctggacgcCTTCCAGCTGGAAGCCCGCATCAGGCAAATCTCCTACGGCAAGAAGCGCCAGCGCTCGCTCTCATAG